From Bacillus sp. Bos-x628, the proteins below share one genomic window:
- a CDS encoding helix-turn-helix domain-containing protein, producing MSETAKHSVHRNTVIYRLAKCEELLGKRLKARDTTMRLRIQMLLNL from the coding sequence ATGTCAGAAACAGCCAAACATTCTGTCCACCGCAACACAGTCATTTATCGACTGGCTAAATGCGAAGAACTGCTTGGGAAAAGATTAAAAGCTCGTGATACGACGATGCGGCTTCGTATTCAGATGCTGCTAAACCTTTAA
- a CDS encoding thiamine pyrophosphate-dependent enzyme, with product MNKIDVFVEFNKFISNELVVSPLGETSEIWKSINERDNNFYMLGSMGMPISFGLGLALGTTENVYVIDGDGSLLMNLGGLSTVAKINQKNLKIIILDNGCYATTGGQLACTSDVTSLHEVAIACGIKEVHVAHNTTKFK from the coding sequence ATGAATAAAATTGATGTTTTTGTTGAATTTAACAAATTTATAAGTAATGAACTAGTTGTATCTCCCTTAGGTGAGACTTCAGAAATTTGGAAATCAATTAATGAAAGAGATAATAATTTCTACATGTTAGGTTCAATGGGGATGCCTATCTCATTTGGGCTAGGTCTAGCATTAGGAACTACAGAAAATGTATATGTAATAGATGGCGATGGATCTTTATTAATGAATTTGGGTGGATTAAGTACTGTAGCAAAAATAAATCAGAAAAATTTAAAAATTATAATTTTAGATAACGGCTGTTATGCAACTACTGGAGGGCAGTTAGCGTGTACTAGTGATGTTACTTCTTTACATGAAGTGGCAATTGCATGTGGTATAAAAGAAGTACATGTTGCTCATAACACCACTAAGTTCAAGTAG
- a CDS encoding oxalate decarboxylase family bicupin — MDKEMSRIPHPIREDGAGATDLGPRDVLRDRENPDMLIPPKTDAGTIPNLKFSYSDTHMHLNHGGWSREITERELPVSTTIAGVNMRLKRGGVRELHWHKQAEWAYMILGKARITSVDEYGRNVIADVSEGDLWYFPPGIPHSIQGLGEGCEFLLVFDDGRFSEFDTFTITDWFAHTPKDILSANFGVPSNMFDRIPKKQRYMFQGSPPQSLQSQEVPNPYGNIQPPFTYQLLKQKPLTTSGGSVRIVDSKNFPVSKTIAAALVEVLPGGMREMHWHPNNDEWQYYLTGTAKMTVFGAGGTARTFNYRAGDVGYVPFGMGHYIQNTGEQSLWFLEIFKSDRFADISLNQWMALTPHQLVKDHLHVDDEFIRALHQEKSPVVKYER; from the coding sequence GTGGATAAAGAAATGAGCCGCATCCCGCATCCTATTCGAGAGGACGGCGCTGGTGCTACAGACTTAGGACCGCGTGACGTCCTTCGTGATAGGGAGAACCCCGATATGCTGATTCCTCCTAAAACTGATGCCGGAACGATCCCTAATCTAAAGTTTTCTTATTCTGATACCCATATGCACTTGAACCATGGCGGCTGGTCTAGAGAAATTACTGAACGAGAGCTTCCTGTTTCAACAACAATTGCTGGGGTTAATATGCGGCTGAAACGCGGAGGTGTTCGCGAGCTTCATTGGCACAAGCAGGCAGAATGGGCATATATGATTTTGGGCAAAGCTCGGATTACTTCTGTTGATGAGTATGGCAGAAATGTCATCGCTGATGTATCAGAAGGAGATTTGTGGTATTTCCCGCCCGGTATCCCCCACTCCATCCAAGGTCTTGGGGAGGGCTGTGAATTTCTCCTTGTATTTGATGATGGACGTTTTTCTGAATTTGATACCTTTACAATCACAGATTGGTTTGCCCATACACCTAAAGATATTCTCTCAGCCAATTTTGGAGTGCCTTCGAACATGTTCGATCGAATTCCTAAGAAGCAGCGTTATATGTTTCAAGGCTCACCCCCGCAATCATTGCAAAGTCAGGAAGTACCTAATCCGTATGGCAACATTCAGCCGCCATTTACATATCAACTTCTCAAACAAAAACCGCTTACAACCTCTGGAGGATCGGTTAGAATAGTTGATTCTAAGAACTTCCCAGTCTCTAAAACCATTGCCGCTGCTCTTGTTGAAGTATTGCCTGGCGGGATGAGAGAAATGCATTGGCATCCTAATAATGATGAGTGGCAATATTATTTAACCGGCACTGCCAAAATGACTGTCTTTGGCGCAGGCGGTACAGCCCGAACCTTTAATTACAGAGCAGGTGATGTCGGCTATGTTCCTTTTGGAATGGGGCACTACATTCAAAATACCGGAGAACAAAGTCTTTGGTTTCTGGAAATTTTTAAAAGTGATCGTTTTGCAGATATTTCTCTCAATCAATGGATGGCTTTAACACCCCATCAATTAGTAAAAGATCATTTACATGTTGATGATGAATTCATCCGCGCGCTTCATCAAGAAAAATCACCCGTCGTCAAATATGAAAGATGA
- a CDS encoding crosslink repair DNA glycosylase YcaQ family protein — protein MLKTNFNTLVKIQLYKQKLLKKSELNGINGINTLLNDLGYIQLDTMNVTARSQDIFLWTRILDYKKSMLLDLYKLDLIFEQYLYALCILPYSSISYLKDTHLSNKAKLQEDPELDFILDIYNKAKSKKKLQSIDSNSKTSSNDAWQVTPTRNALDKLWRADLLRVKRDSKFRKVYSLPPERSNTVENKSESMLEYFIDKAFENLGIATIKEAKNYFGLNKKKTSKIINGMISDKKLLPIMINGINDGESHYIRDCDVHLIEKIAQVESEACTLLTPFDNLLRDRSRVQKLFNVDYRLESYIPKEKRKFGYFGMPILIGERLVGVIDLKLFRNEKKLQVNKLSLFYPMEKEFHLKEIGAILKRFAKFIGAESIEYSENIECASLEV, from the coding sequence ATGTTAAAGACAAACTTCAATACCTTAGTAAAAATTCAGTTATATAAACAAAAGCTTTTGAAGAAAAGCGAATTAAATGGAATCAACGGCATTAATACTTTATTAAATGACTTAGGTTATATACAACTAGATACTATGAATGTAACGGCTAGAAGTCAGGATATATTTCTTTGGACGAGAATATTAGACTATAAGAAAAGTATGTTATTAGATCTATACAAACTTGATTTAATATTTGAACAATATTTATACGCCTTGTGCATATTACCTTATAGTTCAATATCGTATTTAAAAGATACTCATTTAAGTAATAAAGCAAAATTACAAGAGGACCCAGAACTAGACTTCATATTAGATATTTATAACAAAGCAAAAAGCAAAAAGAAATTGCAATCTATAGACTCTAATAGCAAGACCTCATCAAATGATGCGTGGCAAGTCACACCTACGAGAAATGCACTAGATAAATTATGGAGAGCAGACTTATTAAGAGTGAAAAGAGATAGTAAATTTAGAAAAGTTTATAGTTTACCACCTGAAAGATCTAATACAGTGGAGAACAAAAGTGAATCAATGCTTGAATATTTTATTGATAAAGCATTTGAAAATTTAGGTATTGCTACAATTAAAGAAGCGAAAAACTATTTTGGATTGAATAAAAAGAAGACATCAAAAATAATTAACGGTATGATTAGTGATAAAAAATTACTACCAATCATGATAAACGGGATAAATGATGGGGAGAGTCATTATATTAGAGATTGTGATGTTCACTTAATTGAGAAAATTGCTCAAGTTGAGAGTGAAGCATGCACACTATTAACTCCATTTGATAATCTTCTCAGAGACAGATCAAGAGTACAAAAATTATTTAATGTGGATTATCGTCTAGAAAGTTATATACCTAAAGAAAAGAGAAAGTTTGGTTATTTCGGGATGCCAATTTTAATTGGTGAAAGATTAGTTGGAGTGATAGATCTGAAATTGTTTAGAAATGAGAAAAAACTACAAGTGAACAAATTATCTTTATTTTATCCTATGGAAAAAGAATTTCACTTAAAAGAGATAGGGGCGATTTTAAAACGGTTTGCTAAGTTTATTGGCGCGGAAAGTATTGAATATTCGGAAAATATAGAGTGCGCTTCTTTGGAGGTGTAA
- a CDS encoding iron ABC transporter permease, whose product MRSLLKKDSSKALLFAGFIVLMLVFFMLSISLGQTTIPLKATIHAFLHFDESDANSVIVMTSRLSRALIAMVVGSSLAISGALMQALTRNPLAAPDLLGINAGGLFFIVISIIFFSTESLTAYMWTAFLGSAIAGMLVFLLGSIGRDGLTPVKIVLAGAAISALFASFTQGLLIVNEQSIQSILFWMAGSVSGRSIDMLLPVLPYIIGATIVALLLGRAINVLLSGEDIAKGLGQRTLLLKITMGVLVVFLAGGSVAVAGSIGFVGFLVPHIVKKLVGPDHRWVLPYCAVVGASLLLVADIAARFLIMPQEVPIGVMTAVAGAPLFVYLVRKGLKAGG is encoded by the coding sequence ATGAGAAGTTTATTAAAAAAGGATTCGAGTAAGGCGCTGCTATTTGCGGGGTTCATCGTGTTGATGTTGGTCTTTTTTATGCTCAGTATTTCTCTTGGGCAAACGACTATTCCCCTCAAAGCCACCATCCATGCTTTTCTTCATTTTGATGAATCTGATGCAAACAGTGTCATTGTCATGACTTCTAGGCTATCACGAGCTTTAATTGCAATGGTCGTTGGTTCAAGTTTAGCCATTTCAGGTGCACTTATGCAGGCATTAACGAGAAACCCGCTTGCTGCTCCTGATTTATTAGGGATCAACGCCGGCGGTTTATTTTTCATCGTGATCTCTATTATTTTCTTCTCGACAGAGTCGTTAACAGCCTATATGTGGACAGCTTTTTTAGGATCTGCTATTGCCGGAATGCTTGTTTTTCTATTAGGCTCGATCGGGAGAGATGGACTCACGCCGGTCAAAATTGTGCTAGCAGGGGCTGCCATTTCTGCCCTGTTTGCGTCCTTTACACAAGGCCTTTTAATTGTGAATGAGCAGTCGATTCAAAGTATCTTGTTTTGGATGGCTGGTTCTGTCTCTGGACGAAGTATCGATATGCTTCTGCCTGTGTTACCTTATATCATAGGGGCTACCATTGTGGCACTGCTTCTCGGACGTGCGATCAATGTTCTACTGTCAGGAGAAGATATTGCCAAAGGACTCGGTCAGCGTACATTGTTGCTGAAAATTACGATGGGGGTGCTTGTCGTTTTTTTAGCTGGTGGTTCAGTTGCTGTAGCTGGTTCTATTGGTTTTGTTGGTTTTCTCGTGCCGCATATTGTGAAAAAGCTTGTCGGACCTGACCATCGCTGGGTACTGCCGTATTGTGCTGTGGTTGGTGCGTCTCTTTTACTTGTGGCTGATATTGCGGCTCGTTTTCTGATTATGCCTCAGGAAGTGCCGATTGGCGTTATGACTGCTGTAGCGGGAGCACCTTTATTTGTTTATCTCGTGCGCAAGGGGTTGAAGGCGGGTGGCTAA
- a CDS encoding DUF72 domain-containing protein, with amino-acid sequence MIYIGLTGWGDHDSLYPPKISSTQKLFHYASTFPIVELDASFYAVQPERNHEKWIKDTPDAFQFVVKAYQGMTGHQRGEMPFDSKEEMFDAFKISLTPLIREGKLAMVLFQFPPWFNCKKEHVQYLRWCKEKMGDIPCALEFRNRTWFSSEFYHQTLSFMEKEEWIHSVCDEPQVGEGSIPPVIQATHPDKTLVRFHGRNKEGWLHPADHENWREVRYLYLYNEAELKEWKTNLDILHQQSKDVYVVFNNNSGGDAATNGQQMIDLLDLTYSSLSPKQLDLFS; translated from the coding sequence TTGATTTATATCGGATTAACTGGTTGGGGAGATCATGACAGTCTTTACCCACCGAAAATAAGCAGCACACAAAAGCTGTTTCACTATGCTTCGACGTTTCCAATTGTGGAATTGGATGCAAGTTTTTATGCTGTTCAGCCCGAGCGCAATCATGAAAAGTGGATAAAGGATACGCCTGACGCCTTTCAATTCGTGGTGAAAGCGTACCAAGGGATGACGGGACATCAAAGGGGCGAGATGCCATTTGACTCAAAAGAGGAAATGTTTGATGCATTTAAAATATCGCTGACTCCGCTGATTCGTGAAGGAAAGCTTGCGATGGTGCTGTTTCAATTTCCACCATGGTTTAATTGTAAAAAGGAACATGTTCAATATTTAAGGTGGTGTAAGGAGAAAATGGGGGATATCCCTTGTGCACTTGAATTCCGAAATCGAACATGGTTTTCGAGCGAATTTTATCATCAAACCCTTTCTTTTATGGAGAAAGAAGAGTGGATTCATTCTGTGTGTGATGAACCTCAAGTCGGTGAGGGATCGATTCCGCCAGTGATACAAGCCACACATCCTGACAAAACGTTAGTCCGTTTTCACGGAAGGAATAAAGAGGGCTGGCTTCATCCGGCAGATCACGAAAACTGGCGTGAAGTCCGATATTTATATTTATATAATGAAGCTGAATTAAAGGAATGGAAAACGAATCTCGACATCTTGCATCAGCAATCGAAAGATGTTTATGTCGTGTTTAATAATAACTCCGGCGGAGATGCGGCGACGAATGGTCAGCAAATGATTGATTTACTTGATCTGACCTATTCAAGCTTATCCCCGAAGCAGTTAGACTTGTTTAGTTAA
- a CDS encoding IucA/IucC family C-terminal-domain containing protein encodes MMPEWVERELLDFGIHITSSPIKADCTLAVLFSEESAARLLEAEKIAMHAPNLAVAASIFSKRYAYLVVSSSLYLMTLYDSIYQISPSACVFREDRKMALNKSACSFVQLEGDRNEWREQVIFALFTQYVTPLLDVLHRVSRLPYSILWENVAVRINSLYRSMMKKVEDPAMKKRVKEDYVFLKEAAGEVFGSQQNPFKCSLNLDESLLQTSDRKTCCMYYQLEKKAENLAYCLVCPLEKKKGTVCK; translated from the coding sequence ATGATGCCAGAGTGGGTTGAGAGAGAATTACTTGATTTTGGGATACACATCACAAGTAGTCCAATCAAGGCCGATTGCACACTTGCTGTGCTTTTTTCTGAAGAGTCTGCTGCTCGTTTATTGGAAGCTGAAAAGATAGCGATGCATGCACCAAATCTTGCAGTGGCGGCATCTATATTTTCTAAGCGCTATGCGTACTTAGTGGTCAGTTCATCTTTATACTTGATGACATTATATGATAGCATTTATCAAATTTCACCATCTGCTTGCGTATTTAGAGAGGATCGAAAAATGGCTCTCAATAAATCAGCGTGTTCATTTGTCCAATTAGAAGGAGATCGCAACGAGTGGAGAGAACAAGTGATTTTCGCTCTTTTCACACAGTACGTCACACCTCTTTTAGACGTGTTGCACCGCGTGTCAAGACTCCCTTACTCCATCCTATGGGAAAATGTAGCTGTTCGCATCAACTCTCTATATCGAAGCATGATGAAGAAAGTGGAGGATCCCGCCATGAAAAAGCGGGTGAAGGAAGATTACGTCTTTCTTAAGGAAGCGGCTGGTGAAGTATTTGGCTCTCAGCAAAATCCTTTCAAATGCAGTTTGAATTTAGATGAAAGTTTGTTACAAACATCTGACCGAAAAACTTGCTGTATGTATTATCAACTTGAGAAAAAAGCGGAAAATCTTGCTTATTGTCTCGTCTGTCCGCTTGAGAAGAAGAAAGGCACTGTATGTAAGTAG
- a CDS encoding iron ABC transporter permease encodes MAKTYTVRSKGGLISFQFSKRTFLILLLLMVIAFGLFIFSLCMGSQFIQPVDVMLHLIGQEGENSFVLNTLRIPRTLLAVLVGASLAVSGLILQGLIRNPLASPDLIGITSGASFGAIMFIVFWMGTVPIAYQSLWAIAGAFAVSCLIYLLSWKKGVKPITLVLMGIGISAIMKACVTFTLVLSDTMTTTKSYIWLTGSLYGSTMKDVTAMLPWVMIILPIVMMLARTMNVKELGDDLATGLGVKVQAKRLFFLLLSVILAGIAVAFAGGIEFVGLMAPHVARLIIGRSFIALVPASALIGGILVMLADLVARTAFLPLDVPAGVFTAAIGAPFFIYLLYQQRNR; translated from the coding sequence GTGGCTAAAACATATACAGTTCGCTCAAAGGGTGGGCTCATTTCGTTTCAATTTTCAAAGCGGACTTTTTTGATTTTACTTTTATTAATGGTGATTGCATTTGGTTTGTTTATTTTCAGTCTGTGTATGGGAAGCCAGTTTATTCAGCCGGTGGATGTAATGCTTCATTTGATTGGTCAAGAAGGAGAAAATTCGTTTGTTTTAAATACGCTGAGGATTCCAAGAACATTGCTTGCTGTTCTAGTTGGGGCTTCACTTGCGGTTTCAGGGCTGATTTTACAAGGATTAATTCGAAATCCGCTTGCATCACCTGATCTCATTGGAATTACAAGCGGTGCTTCATTTGGTGCGATTATGTTTATCGTTTTTTGGATGGGAACTGTGCCAATTGCTTATCAGTCATTATGGGCGATTGCAGGTGCTTTTGCGGTATCCTGCCTGATTTATTTGCTTTCTTGGAAGAAAGGCGTCAAGCCGATTACGCTTGTGTTGATGGGGATTGGCATTTCAGCCATCATGAAAGCTTGCGTTACGTTTACCCTTGTTTTGAGTGATACGATGACAACGACAAAGTCATATATATGGCTAACGGGCAGTTTATATGGCTCCACGATGAAAGACGTGACAGCCATGCTTCCTTGGGTCATGATCATTTTACCTATCGTCATGATGTTAGCAAGAACGATGAATGTGAAGGAGCTTGGTGATGACCTTGCGACAGGTCTTGGGGTAAAGGTACAGGCAAAACGGTTATTCTTTCTTTTATTAAGTGTGATTTTAGCCGGCATTGCGGTTGCGTTTGCAGGCGGGATTGAATTTGTCGGGCTTATGGCGCCTCATGTGGCAAGGTTGATCATTGGTCGTTCCTTTATTGCCCTTGTACCGGCCTCTGCACTGATCGGAGGTATTCTAGTGATGCTGGCAGATCTCGTCGCAAGAACTGCTTTTCTTCCTTTAGATGTACCAGCAGGTGTATTTACAGCAGCAATCGGAGCGCCATTCTTTATTTACTTATTATACCAACAACGAAATCGATAA
- a CDS encoding MFS transporter: MKKMGRLYILMLNIFIAMLGFGLIVPVMPSYIEAFGATGKTLGFLVAATGLTQFALSPIAGVLTDRFGRRKLIIAGIAGFTIAQFIFAFADQLWLLFVSRFLGGAAGALLMPAMFAYIADITSETDRGKGMGLFSAAMTLGFVIGPGVGGYLVEYGIAFPFLIAGSFAALSTFLSVIYLPETLTKEKQEEARLNQEMNFNPFVQMIQALKTSYGFLFILAFVLHFGIIHFESIFGLYVDQKHGFTPKDIAFVITVAGLAGVLVQGALVNTCVKRFGEMHVVRYALLGAAFMLIACRYAPSYWLIFTFSILFLAATSFVRPALNTLLSKMAGDRQGLAGGMNTSFMSLANIVGPSLAGILFDLNIELPFMFGTFVLCLSFIASMIWAKKVQHIHAPS, from the coding sequence ATGAAGAAAATGGGCAGGTTATACATTTTGATGCTGAATATTTTCATCGCCATGCTAGGCTTTGGTTTGATTGTTCCTGTCATGCCGAGTTATATTGAAGCCTTTGGCGCAACTGGAAAAACCCTTGGCTTTCTCGTTGCCGCTACTGGTCTCACACAATTTGCTTTGTCGCCAATTGCTGGTGTATTGACTGATCGTTTTGGACGTAGAAAACTGATTATCGCTGGGATCGCCGGCTTTACAATTGCTCAATTTATCTTTGCTTTTGCCGATCAGCTTTGGCTACTATTCGTGTCACGATTCTTAGGCGGAGCTGCGGGGGCACTATTAATGCCTGCCATGTTTGCATATATCGCTGACATTACAAGTGAAACAGATCGCGGGAAAGGAATGGGCTTATTTAGTGCAGCGATGACACTTGGTTTTGTCATTGGACCGGGAGTAGGCGGGTATTTGGTTGAATACGGGATTGCCTTTCCTTTTCTCATTGCTGGTTCTTTTGCCGCGCTCTCCACCTTCTTGTCGGTCATTTATTTACCTGAAACGTTAACGAAGGAAAAGCAGGAAGAAGCACGGTTGAATCAAGAAATGAACTTCAATCCTTTTGTTCAGATGATTCAGGCTTTAAAAACATCATATGGCTTTTTATTTATCTTAGCTTTTGTGCTTCATTTTGGCATCATTCACTTTGAGTCGATTTTTGGTTTATACGTAGATCAAAAACACGGATTTACACCAAAGGATATTGCATTTGTGATTACTGTCGCAGGCCTAGCTGGTGTGCTTGTTCAAGGTGCTCTAGTGAATACCTGTGTCAAACGGTTTGGTGAAATGCATGTCGTACGTTATGCACTGCTAGGAGCTGCTTTTATGCTCATTGCTTGCCGATATGCACCTTCTTATTGGCTTATCTTTACGTTTTCAATTTTATTTTTAGCGGCGACCTCTTTTGTTCGTCCAGCTCTCAATACATTGCTCTCCAAAATGGCAGGTGATCGCCAAGGGTTAGCCGGCGGCATGAATACATCTTTTATGAGTCTTGCAAATATTGTCGGACCAAGCCTTGCTGGTATTCTATTTGATTTGAATATTGAGCTTCCTTTTATGTTTGGTACATTCGTGCTTTGTTTAAGCTTTATTGCATCCATGATTTGGGCAAAAAAGGTGCAGCATATTCATGCTCCTTCTTGA
- a CDS encoding MFS transporter gives MSKFSLYWEVLKNKYFSILFLSSFLNTLAHSIAVITIIWFIYQETNNPVFIAISLLCLELPSMLFAPIWGTFLDKVKIVYVVVFANLTRALLFLFLLFNMTLITTIDFIIFFVLLSLSSSIAPIVKSGETMLLFRILPKKDLLPANSLMNIQFDLAFVIGPMIGGIIATTKIGPYAFLINFVLLVFASTLFFFLRSFSHVKEKVKTVSKNRILEWFIEFKNGITYIVKDKVVGSLVVLNFFYNLFIWGTTPTLLPILTEQTKNAGATGYGLLMASTSIGIIIGSILVGVYKTKFNPIYIVLLSLGFHGVFYSTLGLPMNIYFFALMLGIAGLISAPSMIYNRTIFQLLVPENKQGRIFTLLSTAGALGFPLGTITVAHITTQFGSESVSNIFLIFGLSFALITLITGTVYMKHFNNHSAKLSEMTKEGG, from the coding sequence ATGAGTAAGTTCTCATTGTACTGGGAAGTCCTTAAAAATAAATATTTTTCTATTTTATTTTTATCTTCATTTTTAAATACATTAGCACACTCAATAGCTGTAATCACAATCATCTGGTTTATTTATCAAGAAACAAACAATCCTGTGTTCATTGCGATTTCTCTACTATGTTTAGAGTTGCCATCCATGTTGTTTGCACCAATTTGGGGGACTTTTTTAGATAAAGTTAAAATTGTTTATGTTGTTGTTTTTGCTAACTTAACAAGAGCTTTACTATTTTTATTTTTATTATTTAATATGACATTAATTACAACAATTGACTTCATTATCTTTTTTGTTTTATTGAGTTTATCAAGTTCGATAGCTCCAATTGTGAAATCTGGAGAGACTATGCTATTGTTCAGAATACTCCCCAAAAAAGATCTTCTTCCTGCAAATTCTTTAATGAATATTCAATTTGATTTAGCATTTGTTATAGGACCAATGATAGGAGGTATAATTGCTACAACAAAAATCGGCCCCTATGCTTTTTTGATTAATTTTGTCTTATTGGTGTTTGCATCAACATTATTCTTCTTCTTAAGAAGTTTTTCTCATGTTAAGGAAAAAGTGAAGACAGTTTCTAAGAATCGAATACTTGAGTGGTTTATTGAGTTTAAGAATGGGATTACATATATCGTTAAAGATAAAGTCGTAGGTTCCTTAGTAGTTTTAAATTTTTTCTATAACCTTTTTATATGGGGAACAACACCTACTTTATTACCTATATTAACCGAACAAACCAAAAATGCAGGTGCTACTGGATATGGTTTATTAATGGCTTCAACTTCTATTGGAATCATCATTGGATCAATTTTAGTTGGTGTATATAAAACTAAATTTAATCCCATATATATTGTTTTGTTATCATTAGGATTTCATGGAGTTTTCTACTCAACACTAGGTCTGCCAATGAATATATATTTCTTTGCCTTAATGCTTGGGATAGCAGGTCTTATATCTGCACCTTCAATGATTTACAACAGAACGATATTTCAATTACTAGTGCCAGAGAACAAACAAGGGAGAATTTTCACTTTATTAAGTACTGCCGGTGCATTAGGATTTCCACTAGGAACTATAACAGTTGCTCATATCACTACTCAATTTGGTAGTGAAAGTGTAAGTAACATTTTTCTTATCTTTGGTTTATCGTTTGCTCTTATTACTCTAATCACTGGTACTGTATATATGAAACATTTTAATAATCATTCCGCAAAATTAAGTGAAATGACAAAAGAGGGGGGTTAA
- a CDS encoding iron-siderophore ABC transporter substrate-binding protein encodes MFRKSFLSLLVVFSIVLLAACGNNSSEGKSDSKEKARTVESAIGSTEIKGTPKRVVTLYQGATDAAVAMGIKPVGVVESWLETPKYKYLRDDLKDVKIVGQETQPNLEEIKKLNPDLIIASKVRHEQIFDQLKEIAPTVATETVYTFKDTVKLMGEALNREDKSKELLTKWNDRVADFKEKAQKNIKNWPMNVAVVNFRADHARIYQTGFAGSILTELGFGGPKNVKDKKQDIITLTDKESIPQMNADVIYYFMDDQDKAVEKAYKEWTSHPLWKQLDAVKAKQVYKVDEITWNMAGGIIAANMMLDDIYDRLGLEK; translated from the coding sequence ATGTTCAGAAAATCTTTTTTGTCTTTGTTAGTTGTGTTCTCCATTGTTTTGCTTGCGGCTTGCGGGAATAACAGCAGTGAAGGAAAGTCAGACAGTAAAGAGAAAGCTCGGACTGTTGAAAGCGCTATCGGTTCAACTGAAATTAAAGGGACGCCTAAGCGTGTTGTGACATTATACCAAGGAGCTACAGATGCAGCGGTAGCAATGGGCATTAAGCCAGTAGGTGTTGTGGAATCTTGGCTTGAGACGCCTAAATATAAATATTTAAGAGATGATCTAAAGGATGTTAAAATTGTTGGGCAGGAAACGCAGCCGAACTTAGAGGAAATTAAAAAACTAAACCCAGATTTGATCATTGCGTCTAAAGTTCGTCATGAGCAAATCTTTGATCAGTTAAAAGAAATTGCACCGACTGTTGCAACAGAGACAGTCTATACGTTTAAAGATACAGTAAAACTCATGGGTGAAGCGTTAAATCGGGAAGACAAGTCGAAAGAACTGTTAACGAAGTGGAACGATCGTGTGGCTGACTTTAAAGAAAAGGCCCAAAAGAACATTAAAAACTGGCCAATGAATGTAGCGGTTGTAAACTTCCGTGCAGATCATGCAAGAATTTATCAAACTGGCTTTGCGGGATCTATTTTAACAGAGCTTGGTTTTGGGGGACCTAAAAATGTCAAAGATAAAAAACAAGATATCATTACACTGACAGATAAAGAGAGCATTCCGCAAATGAACGCAGATGTGATTTATTACTTCATGGATGATCAAGATAAGGCTGTCGAAAAAGCGTATAAAGAGTGGACGAGTCATCCTTTATGGAAGCAGCTTGATGCGGTGAAAGCGAAACAAGTTTACAAAGTAGATGAAATCACTTGGAACATGGCTGGCGGTATCATTGCTGCAAACATGATGCTTGATGATATTTATGATCGACTAGGACTTGAAAAATAA